Proteins co-encoded in one Meiothermus sp. genomic window:
- a CDS encoding carbohydrate kinase family protein codes for MVVITGEIFVELTGRNTSSKATLSYNGALGGAALHTATILARLGMPTRFVGELGQDFLGDWALARIAEYKIETRFIQQLPQVTTPLSLAEIGPEGGVQFSFYRAFGDTQFRSDSAAMARAKWFHFGSLSAFAPRNVPGIESLLEIARDYDVLVSFDPNLHASPDEAYWEQLLRYMPYISVLKASLNDARYLFPKAPNDPQVLLEHLVELGAPITILTLGAAGAIGAFRTRMMRVPGVKVAVLDTIGAGDAFTAGLIYGMMKQEIGSRMELLTWDGTQLPVILASSCHLAAITCTVEGASPPEQPLHAWWERFG; via the coding sequence ATGGTGGTAATCACCGGAGAGATTTTCGTTGAGCTCACAGGTCGCAACACCTCATCAAAAGCTACGCTCTCATACAACGGGGCGCTGGGGGGAGCGGCCCTCCACACCGCCACCATTCTGGCCCGCCTCGGGATGCCCACGCGGTTTGTGGGCGAGCTTGGACAGGATTTTTTGGGTGACTGGGCCCTGGCCCGTATTGCCGAGTACAAGATCGAAACCCGCTTTATCCAGCAGCTCCCGCAGGTAACCACCCCTCTGAGCCTGGCCGAGATAGGCCCCGAAGGTGGGGTGCAGTTCAGCTTCTACCGGGCCTTTGGCGATACCCAGTTTCGTTCGGATAGCGCAGCTATGGCCCGGGCTAAGTGGTTCCACTTTGGCTCCCTCTCGGCCTTTGCCCCCCGCAACGTCCCAGGCATCGAAAGCCTGCTCGAAATTGCCCGCGACTACGATGTGCTGGTCAGCTTCGACCCCAATCTGCACGCAAGCCCCGATGAAGCCTACTGGGAGCAATTGCTGCGCTATATGCCCTATATTTCGGTGCTGAAGGCCAGCCTGAATGATGCCCGGTACTTATTCCCCAAGGCCCCAAACGACCCCCAGGTCTTGCTCGAGCACCTGGTCGAGCTGGGCGCGCCAATCACAATCCTGACCCTGGGCGCTGCCGGGGCCATAGGCGCTTTCCGTACCCGAATGATGCGGGTTCCAGGGGTCAAGGTAGCGGTATTAGACACCATTGGAGCCGGGGATGCTTTCACAGCTGGCCTGATCTACGGGATGATGAAGCAAGAGATAGGCTCGAGGATGGAGCTACTCACCTGGGATGGAACCCAGCTCCCGGTTATCCTGGCCTCCTCCTGCCA